A segment of the Anaerolineae bacterium genome:
TGCGGCACATGTTGGATGTCGAGTCGGTGCTGGAAGACCTGGAAATCATTGAACAAAGCGCCAACACCATTCTGCAAATCAAAGAAGACCTCATTGGGCCGGCGCGTCGCCTCAAAATCCAGGAGGCCAACATTGTAGACGTGGTTAAAGATACCGTAAAAGGCTTTGCCCTCCCTCCCGGCACGGTGTCTTATAGTATTGACGGTTACATTCCCCCCGTAAAAATTGACCCACTGCAACTGGGCCGGGTGATCCTTAATTTGATCAAAAACGCGGTTGAAGCCGTGGACGAGGGCGTTCAGCCCCATCTTTTTGTAGCCATGCGCCAGGTAGATAAAAAATTTGTCACCGTGGAAATAGCCGACAATGGCTGCGGTATCCCCGAAGAGGATTTGACCAATATCTGGATGACCTTTCATACCACCAAAGCCAAAAAAGGGGGGACGGGTTTGGGCCTGCCCGCTTGTTTACAAATCATGGAACGGATGGGGGGTAAAATAGGTGTTACCAGTGAGGTGGGCATCGGCTCAACTTTTATTTTGCACGTCCCTATTTATCACCCGGAGCACAACGGACTTTACCATCAATAGCAGGCGAACGAATAACCAACTCATTGACCGATAAATTTTAACTCAAGGCAGAGGGAATTACTATGGACACAGCTCAAAAAGAAGCAAATGTAACCTTAGAACAAGCCTTGCGCCGGGCCAATTTACTGGCCGCCGCCGCCGAAGTGAGTCAAAATATTACCCACATCATGGATATTGACGAGTTATTGCCCAAAACCGTTGACATTATCTGTGACGCCTATGATTTTTATTACTCCGGCGTTTTTCTCATTGACGAAGCCGGTGAATTTGCCGTATTGCGGGCCGGCAGGGGCGAACCCGGCCGGGTGATGATAGAAAACAATCACAAACTGGCCGTAGGAGGCAACTCAATGATTGGGGCCTGCACGGCTCTCAATGAGGCTCGCATCTCGTTAGACGTAGATACGGAAAAAGTGTGGTACCCCAACCCCGTTTTGCCGGAAACCCGCTCAGAGATGGCTTTGCCGCTGGCCATTGGCGAGAGGGTGATTGGCGCGGTAACGGTGCAAAGCGTGGAAGCGGCGGCTTTTTCAGATGAAGACGTCTCCTCGTTGCAGGCAATGGCCAACCAGTTAGCCATTGCCCTGGACAACGCCCGCCAGCGCCAGGAATTGGAAGAGACCCACGCCGAACTGCTGCGCGCCAAAACTTTTGAAGCCATTGCCACGGCCACCGGCGACGCTATCCACTGGATTGGCAACAAGGCCGAACCCATCGGCGGTTCGGTGGAGCGCATCCGGCACGATATTCAACTGCTGATCGTCGCGGCGGCCGGCATGCTGCCGGATGCGGACGAAGCCGACGAGGCCGACGAGGCCATTAAAAAACACCCCCTGGCCCAACTGCTCCAAAAAGAAGCGGAAGTTATCCGGCAGAACAATCCCGAGCTGGCGGCCGGCGCGGCCAAACTCAACCGCCTCTCCCCCGACAAACTGCAAAAACGGCTGAGCCTGGCCTCGATTATGGAAGACCTGGAGATCATTGAGGAAGCAGGCCGGTTGATCATGAGGGTTAAGGAGGATATGATCGGCCCGGCCCGCGAACAGGCCCCTCGCCCCACGATGATAGATGATGTGGTTAAAGACGTGGTGAGCGAAATTGATGTGCCGGCCGATATGATCACCATTGAGGTTCAACCAGGTTTGCCCCTGGCGCTGGCCGACCCGGTGCAGCTCAATCGCGTTTTTGTCAACCTGATCAAAAATGCTTACGAGGCCATGGAGAACCAAACCAAGCCGCACATCACCCTTTCCATCCGCCCAGATTCCGGCGGAGACTTTGTGCTGGTTGATGTTACAGACAACGGCAGCGGGATTCCCGAAGATGCTCTGAACAAAATTTGGATCACTTTCCACACCACCAAAGGCATCAAGGGACATACCGGCCTGGGGCTGCCGGCCTGCCGTTTGATTTTAGAACAAATAGGCGGCCACATTTCTGTCACCAGCCAGCCGGGCCGAGGCTCTACCTTTACCGTAAGCCTGCCTGTTTTTAAGGGAAAAGAAGCCACGGCCAAAGGGGAGATGGGGCGGGGCAAAATATTGCTCATTGACGATGATGACCATTGGCGTAACTTTGCTGTGACCACTCTGGAAGATGGCGGCTACAAAGTAGCTACTTCAGGTGATAACTATAGGCTTGAAAATCTGGATAAATACGATTTGATCTTGATTGACGATATTCTGGCCCAGGGATCGGCCCAGGAAATTATGCAGACCCTTAAAAACGAAGGGGCCATTGCCAAAACAGTGGCCGTGTCAACAAATCCGCGGGTGGAACGAACTAAAGAACGCAAATTGTTGGGGGTTCATAACCTGATCCTCAAACCCCATACCCGGGCCAGTTTGCTCACTGAAGTAAAAAGCGCGTTAAAGTCAATCCACTCAAGCTAAGCATTGCGGGGAAAACAAATGGAGATAGAACCAAAAATTCTGGTGGTAGACGACGAGGAGAATCTGCTGCGCAGTGTCGCCAAAACCCTGCTTAGAGAAGGGTTTGAGGTGGAAACGGCCGACGGCAACATCGCCGCTTATGAACTTGTGCAAGAATCTTTGCGCGAGGACGAACTTTTTGATCTGGTTATCTTGGATTTGAACATGCCCGATTTTTCAGGCAAAGAATCCAAATATGCCGGGTTAGAACTCCTGGAACGACTCAAAACCGAAGTCCCCGACCTGCCGGTGATGGTCAACTCGGCCTGGGATGAAGTGGAAACGGCCAAGGTGTGCATAGATAAAGGGGCCGCCGATTATTTTGTCAAAGGCCGCACCGATGAGATGTTGGAAAAGATACGCGCGGTATTGGGAATTTCTGAATAAGTAGGAGGGTACGTAACGATGAACTAACCATTCTCTATCGTTTTAATTCGTCCGGCAGTCTGGCGCCACTCAGATTTGTCCCCACCATAATGGCTCCAGCCGTATCAGCCATGGTCAAGTCGGCGCCGCTCAAATCGGCCCAACTCAGATTCGCTCCTCTCAGATTCGCCCCTCTCAGATTCGCTCCTCTCAGATTCGCCCCACACAAAGTAGCCCCACTTAAATCAGCCCCACTTAAATCAGCCTCACTCAAATCAGCGCCGCATAAATCAGCGTTTCTTAAATTGGCTCTGCGTAGATTGGCCTGGGGCAACCCGGCCTCAACCAGTTTGGCTGCACTCAAGTTGGCCCTTTCTAAAATGATTTTTGGCATATCGGCCCTCATCAAGATGGCGCGGGGCAGGTTTACGTCATACATATTGGCCTGGTGTAATACAGCATTGCTCAAGTCGGCCTCACTCAAATCAGCTCCCTGGAACACAACCCCCTCCATCACAGACTTGCTGAGATTCGCCCTAGATAAATCAGCCCCGGTCAGATTGACACTGATGAGTTTGGTCTCAATCAAATAAGCCCCCCTCAAATCAGCCCTACTCATATTCACTGTTTCGGTGACGCTACCACTATTCAGAATGCCCGGTGGGGTGAGATAGGCTCCGCTAAGGTCAGCCCCCCGCAGGTTGGCGGCCATCAGGTTGATACCGCTCAAATCGGCGTGGCGCAGCTTGGCTTCTCTTAAATTGACGCCCTGCAAATCAACGGCATGGAGATGGGCCATATCCAGGATGATGTTTTGTAGTTCAGCGTTTTCTTCGTCCTTATCAGCCCTCACTTGAGCGCCAACCAGATTAGCCTGGGTCAAATTGGCCCCGGTTAGATCGGCCTCAAGCAGCGTAGCGCCGCCCAAATCCGCCCCCTGTAAGTTGGCATTGATCAGAACGGCCTGCTTGAGCGTGGCCGACATCAAATTTGTCCAACTGAGGTTTGCTTCAGTTAAATCGGCCTTTTGGAGATTAGCCTCGCTCAGGTTGGCCCCACTCAAATTGGCGGTACTGAGGTTAGCTTCTTTCAGAGTAGCCCCTTTTAGATTAGCTTCACTTAAGTTAGTGTTTCCGGTTAAAATGGCATCTTCCAGGTCCGCCCCTGCCAAATCGGCCCCACTCAAGTTAGCCCTACTCAGGTCAGTCTTTTCCAGATTGGCCCCGCTCAAATCAGCCCCTCTCAGATTGGCCCCACTCAAATTTCTACCCCTCAAGTTAGCCCGCTCCAAATTAGCCTCACTTAAGTCCAGTTCAATCTTTTCTTCCAGGCCAGCCTGCTCCACAGCCTCACCTGGACTCCATTCTTGAGCGAGTTCTGCTCGATTGACGATTACCAAAATCAAACGAGCTTCATCGTCCATTTTTGTTTCATCGTCTATCTGGACCC
Coding sequences within it:
- a CDS encoding response regulator, producing the protein MEIEPKILVVDDEENLLRSVAKTLLREGFEVETADGNIAAYELVQESLREDELFDLVILDLNMPDFSGKESKYAGLELLERLKTEVPDLPVMVNSAWDEVETAKVCIDKGAADYFVKGRTDEMLEKIRAVLGISE
- a CDS encoding GAF domain-containing protein; the encoded protein is MDTAQKEANVTLEQALRRANLLAAAAEVSQNITHIMDIDELLPKTVDIICDAYDFYYSGVFLIDEAGEFAVLRAGRGEPGRVMIENNHKLAVGGNSMIGACTALNEARISLDVDTEKVWYPNPVLPETRSEMALPLAIGERVIGAVTVQSVEAAAFSDEDVSSLQAMANQLAIALDNARQRQELEETHAELLRAKTFEAIATATGDAIHWIGNKAEPIGGSVERIRHDIQLLIVAAAGMLPDADEADEADEAIKKHPLAQLLQKEAEVIRQNNPELAAGAAKLNRLSPDKLQKRLSLASIMEDLEIIEEAGRLIMRVKEDMIGPAREQAPRPTMIDDVVKDVVSEIDVPADMITIEVQPGLPLALADPVQLNRVFVNLIKNAYEAMENQTKPHITLSIRPDSGGDFVLVDVTDNGSGIPEDALNKIWITFHTTKGIKGHTGLGLPACRLILEQIGGHISVTSQPGRGSTFTVSLPVFKGKEATAKGEMGRGKILLIDDDDHWRNFAVTTLEDGGYKVATSGDNYRLENLDKYDLILIDDILAQGSAQEIMQTLKNEGAIAKTVAVSTNPRVERTKERKLLGVHNLILKPHTRASLLTEVKSALKSIHSS